ACCTACATGCTGCAATAACATAAATTCTGGATTAAACGGATTCAACGTATTCATTATTCCTTACTTGAAGCCAAAGATGACAATTTTGGAGTGGTCATTTGgccattcacacacagtcaggTAAAGGTCGCTGTAAATTTCCTCTCCAGCAAACAGGCGTACATGATGGACCTAAAGAGAAAAAGCAGACACAGGACAAAGGATAAGATATGTATACATTAGGCTGACTTATATGAGGTTTCCAGTTATAACTCTCACAGGAAAACATGATATTACATCTAATAAGTCCTCCTCTGTTCACATATGAATATTCTGGATGGACCACATTAAGGTTACAGTGAGTACATTTGCTTTCCTTTACCTGTTTGAGTCGACTGTGCAGGTTGAACTCCCACCAATAGAGATGGTAGATGTAAAAGGAGAAATCATCATCTTCTCCACAATCGCTGGTGTAGGACAGGACGTAGCGGCCACATTTGGTGAAGCCAAGAAAGACATGTCTGGAACCCAAAAGtgataaatataatatatgcCCAGCTTGAACACTATTTCACTCAGACAATCCTCAATCTAAATGTATTGGTCACTAGCAGTTAGGGATGCACTAATCCAATAAATTAGATTAGTAGTGGCTCCAATAGTTACTTCACATAGCATAATCAGGTATCAACCATGATGTGACAGATTCATATTGAAATAAATTTCCTCAATATCAGTTATAGCTTTTAAATCTGAGAAAAAGAGAGCAATGGCATTGGACCTATACTCTGTATTGGCTGGCCTAAATTGAGGTAATCTTATTAGGAAAGGAAAACGCACCATCATATCAATTCAGAGAATCAACAGTCCTGATACACACAGAAATCGCATTTGCTTTGGAATGCTCTCAGTGTATAGACAAGGTGCTTAATGACAACAAACCTACttagtaaacacacacacacactcacacacacacactgaccccgCTCTCAGGAACTCCTCGCTGACAATGTTCTTTAATGGGACACACACTCGAGGTGGCAGCTTCCTGAACAGACGCTGAGAGAACTGTCCTGACAGCTGCAGAACAGGCAAGAGAATGGGTCAGATGTGCAACATAATAATGAGGGGTGAGAACCAGAGGGGTGTAAGTGACATTTGACCAACTCTGGGAcagccaaaacaaaaactgatcaTACTTTGTCCTGACTTTGTTTACTGAATTTTATCTTACATATTAAAACTTCATAAACATGTGGATGACAGTATACTTAATgaacaatattttgacatttatttaaaaaatatttccgTGAATATGTGTACCTTTTTGGTCCCAAATAGttcagtgtgttcagtgttAAGTCTTTTGGATTTTGATTAATAATGGTGGATTGGTTTAAAATACACAAGTACCCTACCTCATCAGGAGCTTTCATTTGATATATATAACTCATATCATATGCGCCCTTTGCATCCTCAAATCTAGAAAAACATACTTAGTGCAACATGAAGCATAGAAATGTGATTAAATATATGGGAATTGCAGTATTTATGGAATAGCCTtgtcagtggtggtggtggtggttctGGATATGAATAATGTTACACAGGAAATTCTGCTTCATTCAATGCCCTACACTagaggtgtcaaactcattttacttcatgggccacatacagcccaatttgatctcaagtgggtcGAACCTGTAAAATTGGAAGCTACTGAGGAAAGAGGTTAACTTATCCCCTGCCTTAGAGACCTTTTACAAATCTAATGTTTTAGCCGTGTCTCTGCAATAGGATTCCACcattattgttttaagatattaAAAGATATATATAAAGTTATATTAAAAGAGCTAGAGCGGTttgtccaccaatcggaagatcagcagtttcgATCCCCGGTTCCTCCAGCCTACATGTCAaagcatccttgagcaagatactgaacaccaaattgctcctgatggctgttccatcggtgtgagtgtgtttaaaaactgagtagcaggtggtaccttgtatggtagcctcggccacaagtgtatgaatatgtgtgtgaatgggtgaatgtgactcgtagtgtaaaaagcactgagtggtcagatgactagaaaggcgcaatacaagtgcaggtccatttaccatattAGTCTAATGTAGCTTCTTTTGTGTTGAAGCTGCTGATGGACAATATTCTGCACAATGTTCAATGTCTataaatatgaccacaataaGTATCTGATGTTATGTCAGAGAGCTGCATCCTAGTCAGtcagcctctgaagcagcatttacATAAAGTAGGCTGCTCACTGCTGAACCTGCTCCTGAGACCTGGCACCTCTttgccttcacaagtgcatcaatattaggtgtgcaaagacATCCAATGGGCCGGACTGGACCCTTTGACGACCGGTTCTGGACCGCAGGCTGTGTGTTTGACACCCCCTGTCCTGCACAGTAACAGCTAAACATAACCTATCTAAAGGCTCGAGCACAGTATATCAGTTGTCTATTAACTAAAGTGGCTACGTGATTAACATTATATCTGAGGGTTGTGGTCGCATTAAGGAGCTGTGGAGCACTGTAAGTTGCTGCTGTGGTTTAGCTGAAGCTAACGCCGACTGAGCTTTCAAGTTACGATATAACGGTCAACCGTTAAAGGTGTTCATcattagctagcatgctaacactgtTCATTTACATTCAGGCGTCTATGAGTATGTTTGCAAACCACGCCGAGAGAGACAAATGTCGAGAAACATTGCTGGGAAGCAGCGGAAACTCAAGGTTTCCAGACTTTGTAGCATTAGCTAATTAGCCACCTGCCTGCCATTAGATGTTAGCTTCCGAGCTAGTTAGCAGCTAGCCCCAGAAGCTCCTGAAAACAAGGCGGCTTCCACTTGGAGCAGTCTTATTATTTACGAACAGCTCTATCCGTAATTTAAGTCGGGTTTTGTGGATTCATGCCTACCTTCCCACGCGTGAGAAGCTTCACGACATGGTCTTTGTGTTTCCTTTGAGGTTTCTGTTTGCTATCGTCCTTTTCTGATTTCGAGCTGGGCGCCATCTCCCACTGAAACTGGTGTCCCTCCTCGCAGTCAGGCCCGTCCTGATTGGTCCACAGGCTGCACGAGACTGACCTCACTCGCCGGTGCATACGTCCATCAAACCACAACAAAGGTAGGGCACGACAGAGGTGACATCCTGCAGGAAGCCACTACAAAAGGATCCAAGTATGTCTGTTTAATTACTGTCACTCCCAGCATCAGACATGAGACGTAGAATCAACCAAACAGGTCGTTTCATCTGATAAGACTTTATCATAAGGTCTAAAATGGGGAACAACCCACCCTAAACACAGTGGTAGTCATGAGCAAACAAGAGGAAAGAAACTGGTAattggatgttttattttaagtatttaaaaacaagctgtaaaaaataacatctaaaaaaATCAGCATACAGTAACGGAACCTATtggaacaaaaaagaaaaaaaaaaacaaagatagaAATTAAACAGAGGGCAGTCAAGCACACCATCACATACATGCTGCACACAACCACCCTACACTCTGGAGGACAGTTTGTGCCTCATTACAGCCCACttacacacatttttctgttcAGTAGCATACACTGTATACAGGCACACAACCCCctgaagaaaaataattacaatgaataaaattaaaaataagaaatcatGATAGCAGGGAGAAATACACCTGCAACTTAACACTGGgaatgttttcttaaaaaaaaaaaaaaagaagtttaaaaaGTACCAagaacaaaaggagggaaaaaaagacaaaaaggaccaaaaattgttgcatttttttcttacaaacAATAATTTCTGAATATATTCAAAATACTGCTAGACCGTTTTTTACCCTCAAGAAATTGAAGGGGGAAAACTACTTAAATGTGAGACAGTGTTGAGATACTGTTGTGCTAGCTTGCAAACAAAGATGCTTATTaattcacatttctttttaaaaatgagcaaaaataTTACAAGGGGTGGGTGAGGTGAAGGGGCAAAAATGATAGTAATCCAAGTAGCGATTTAGTGCTTTGTTCAATACATGGGCGAAATGTGTTCCCTTTTTAAATTATGACTTAAAAAACAAGCAAGAACGTTGTAATAGAAAATGTCTGGGTGGATGAGTAAACCATGATCTTGTCTTGTTAAAGCCAAAAGGAAATCTcgatagaaaaaaacaaacaagtccAGAGAGTCATCGCAACCTTCCAACAGACCGAGCCAATCGTTTACTGGGCctgaaatgagacagacaaattTTAATCAGTCTTTGCTTTGTAAAGAAATGGGAAAATTCTCACTACATTGTGTTCTAGGGCTGTAATAGTACATAAGAGTCACAGTTTGCTTCATAAACTGGTTTAATACTCTTGCCAGGGACTGAGGTAGCAGTGTGCCCACTAGCAACTTTGGTAAACCACTTACATTTTATAATAACAgggcacatttaaaacacttctgtatTAGACtgtaacaaacacaacactttccCAAAAGGCAACAACAGGCTATAAAATTAAATACCATCTCTTATGCTATGAaattgaaaacactgaaaaaggcCTACatagaacaataaaaaaataacacttgTGCATCAGGAGAAGTGTTTCAATTATTTCCCCCTTGGCTATATTTAAACATTCATAGCACCCACTGTTATCATCCtggtgatcagcacatctggcTTCTATTTGCCCTCGCCATACTGTGACTGGCTTGCACACCAATCCGCTTGTTTTGCAGACCTGAGCTTGTGTTGCTAATGGTGTATGGATAAAAGTTTACAGGTGGAACTCAGGCTTGCCTCAATTGGCATACCACCGTAACATGGTGGTCTGGTATGAATACACAAACCGTTACAGCCCTTGGGgccgtttatacgacaatgatttcagtaaaaacggaaaagtctgtcctttgcattttaaaaaacttctgcgtttatatgacgacgttattgaaacgatccccgttcacacggagccacaaaatctactggaaacgctgtagtatgcacgccaggccaatgggtggcagtgtaaatttacAAAGCAACACCACNNNNNNGAGGTGGAGTTGCGACAGTAACAGATcaacacttcacttcaaatcaacagggtgagcagcacaaacagagctcggcattgttgttgtgacggtcggcatgcctagtgactggaaccataatgcgcatgtgcgaaaagtccattttcagaggaactgcatattgcacgtttacatgacaacggagacgctgccgtttccaaaacgTTGCACTCTGGAAACCGCTTTCAaatcgttgcgttttcaggcacccaaaacgccgctgtcgtgtaaacgatcggccaaaacacaactaaagtttaccgttttcagttgaaatcgttgtcgtataaacggggccctagtgtgtgtgtgaagaattTTATGCTGGATCAGTAATTAACACCAGCAGGGTGCCAAATAATGCTAAAATAGTCTTTTGCTGTGGGTGTCACACTGTGACTTTGGTTTTTAGATGATCTTAAACTGTTGACTGCCTGGATGATTCTCTATCTACCTTAATTTTAATAGACTCCCTATGGTATTATTTGGCAACACTAGGGATCACCGAGAATGATTACATGAAGATTAAGTCAATGAAGTCTGCTCTTATAATTGTTGTTCTTTGGAAAATAAAGAACCTTGTACCTCTGCTCTCTCTATTGATTCTGTCACAGTATCTCATTGTAAACACACAATGGCACATAAAACAGTTGGGGAAACATTTCTATAAAAATTGGTATGCAATATTTCGGCCAGTGAATGTGTTTTTTCGGCGGGCAATTGTTTTTAGCTCACTAGACCTTGACAGCTACAAGGTTAATTTGGGACACTGGTCATGGATGTGCTACCTGTTGTCCCTGCTGAGGAGCAGCTGGCTGTCCAGGCTGCCCTGGCTGTCCATAGTAGGCCGCCTGCTGTCTGTAGTACTCAGCCCAGGCTGCACTGTAGTCCTGCTGGcctccagctgcagctcctcCCGCTGCTGCCGCTGGGGCAGCTACTGCTGTGCCTGGAGCGGGTGCTGCCCCTCCAGCTGGCTGGGCTggaaaaacacaagacacaTAATTTGTGCAGGATGAACACACTCATGTAGTCAATGCATTTCATGGTATAGTGCTGACATCAGTATGATTGATTTACTAATTGTAATACTAACAGTACTGAAATGAATACAACCAATCCTCCCAGACAGAACCTTGTAGTTTCAAGCTCACACTCACTCATGCCCATCTTCTTGTAGTACTCCTCCCATGCTTTTGTGTAGTCTGGCTGGCCCCCGGAGGCCTGTGGTGCTTGACCCTGGTCCCCTGGTGCCGGTGCCGCTGCAGGGGCTCCTGGAGCCTGTGCTCCCATGGCACCCCCTGGCTGTTGGCCGTAATACTGTGCATAGTATGCTGCCCACGCTGCGTTCGGATCTGCTGCTGCCTTGTctaaagagagaggaaagaaaaaaaaaacaggataaaTTAAGTAATGAAACAACTTAATatacctcaaaaaaaaaaaaaaaaaaaaaaaaaaaaaaaaaaaaaaaaaaaaattcagaacaATTTTTGGAGGTAGGTACAGAAAAAGAATATAGAATGTAAGCGAGTGCACATGATAAGGTACTCACTGGGGTCATGTGGACCTGGAGCTTGCCACTGCTGGTAGGTATTCCCCCCCCAACCCTGAGGACAGTACTGGGGACCACCAGGTGCTGCGCCACTGCAGAGAAGAACAGGACCACTTAGACACAAACTACTTTTTTATCAATTGccccaaaaggaaaaaaaaatttaagagTTGTACTTACTGGGGTGCACCCCCAGGAGGCCCTGCATTATAAGGATTGGGATTATAGGGACCCATGGGTCCACCTGGGCCTCCTGGACCGGGACCACTTCCCACTGGACACAGTGGAGcctggaaaaaggaaaaaatacgTAAAACATAAATCAGGTAGGAGGATGTGTTAACATTTCACAGCTGTTTACACTGTGTATTCTTTCTCCGCTCCGCAAGTCACTTGAACATACCTCAATCTTCTCCTCTATAAGCTGCTTTGCATGGTCAATCTGTTGTGGGGACCCTCGGATGATGAACATTTTGAAATTAGGGTCACCGTTTGGTGGTGGCTGACGAGAGATCTCCACAAACGCACCGCTCTGTTGGTTGATCGCTTTAAcgttctctcctcctctgccaaTGACAAGCCCACATTTGTGTGCAGGAATGGAGAAGGCCATCTCTCCTCCCGGAGGACCCCAGTTCCCCTGGCCTCTGCCTCGCCCACGCCCACCAGGTGGCATCCCTGAACCAGGACCTGGGGGGCCCTGTGGAAGGGGACACGCCTTACATTAGGTTTCACTGTTCAACAGCAGAGTCCCATTTCTGTGTTCTGTcaccaacacaaaaaaaaagataagtaCTTTGAAGAAATTAAACACCTACCCCCTGCCCGCCCTCCTCTCGTGCACGGATGCTCTGTAGCAGGTCAGTGATGATTGATGCAGCATGCTGACACTGGTCTGGTGGACCCATAATATGGGCTATTTTATCAGGACCTGTACCATCATCTGTAATGGATGACAGAAGGACAAGCAGATTTATTGGTGGGGGTTTGTACTGAAAACAAAAGGACCAACACACACTGTGAGTACAGAGACCAACATATGCGTCAACAGTTCTAGTAATGTAAAGGAAAAACACTTGGGCTCGGCAGGTGACAGACGGCTTAACGTAACAGCAAGTGAACACACCGTCCGCGGACAATTTGTAGCCAACTTGACACTTTGCTACAAGCGGATCAGCTGTGATGTACTTTACGTTTTAAAACCAGTCGCTAGCAACTTCATGAGCCGAGTTGTGATGACACCATTATCTGGCTTGACTCGAGCTGACACGGACCTCTGCAAGTTTTCTCTGCAAAAttctatcacttttttttttttttttttttttttcgtggatctttggtctgaattggGCTTAGTGGCTTTTTCCCACCAGGCcaaggaagaagaaaaacagttgTAATTACATGTATgacttaaatgtaataaaatatggTGCAGTTTAATCTTCCAGAAAATGTTTGGAGAGCTCACCTGGTTTAAACTGTATCTTCACTCCAGCATCACTCTGGATCTTCTTTATCATCTCCCCACATCGGCCAATTACAACTCCCACAGAGTGGCGTGGCACGGCTATCTGTAAAATTACACAGAAAATTGTGATAACTGCTCAAAGCTGTCAAGTCTCACCCATTATTCAATATTATGGTAAAAGTGCATCATCCATTCACACATATAATGCTACGGTCATTCAGGATGAGGAAAATGGTCCTTATATACAAGAAGCACAGTTATGACAAGATTTCTTACGTCAATGCCGCCACCTccgccaccaccaccgccaccaccacctcccATTCTTGAGCCGTATTCATTCCTGTCTCCATAACCTGCGTGATCCCTTTCTCGTAGAATCTCATTAACCATCTCCTTTgcttgctgaaaaaaaaaaaaaaagcaacaaaagacaGTGATTTGAAGGTTAAATAGGAGCATAACACATCTCCAATTCAGTCAAAACTGCCCATTGTGCTTTAAGAGTACCTGAACTTTGTAGGGGTCTCCAATGATGCGTAGGGGTTTATCTATGTTGGGTGGCTGGGATCCATCTTGAATAAGAATCATTTTAACTCCAGCCCGCTCCTAAGATTTTGCAGGAGAGGAATGTCACACTGATCACACATGGCAATTTCACTTAACATGTTACACCATTCACTGCAGTGAACTTTTAGAAATCAGCACAGAACTTTTTTTTACAGAGTAATCATTTTCTTTCTATTCTTTGTATAACTAAAACACTCTGAATCAAATGAGTCAAATCGTAGAGTTAAATTAAGGTACCCTGTGATTCTCACCTGAAGCTGTTTGATGGTTTCTCCTCCTTTACCTATAATAAGGCCAGCCTTGCCTGCAGGGATGATCATCTCCTGCATGGAACCACCTGACTGCCCATTGGTCGTTTCATGACCCCTTGACACTATGTCATCTATAAGTGCTTTGGCTCTCCTGGAGGCAAATTCAAATGAAAGAAGAGTGTTAAAATGACAGGAAATGGGGGACAAAGGTCCCCAGCTGGAACTGAACCAGTGAGATTGCAGTTGCATGGCATACGCTGTAACCATTTTGCTACCAAGACGCTCTGGGTCACACTAATCTGACTTATTACAGGCAGTGAAAAAAGCTCCAGCTGTGTCTACTGTAATGCCGTAGTCTTGAGCAGCTGCAGAGTTATCAAGAGGCCATGCATCTCATttcaaaaagca
The window above is part of the Epinephelus moara isolate mb chromosome 5, YSFRI_EMoa_1.0, whole genome shotgun sequence genome. Proteins encoded here:
- the khsrp gene encoding far upstream element-binding protein 2 isoform X2, yielding MSDYGGLPTNGVGAGMKKDAFADAVQRARQIAAKIGGDGVPSVSNNGGAENYPFTAQKRSLEEADEPDAKKVASQSEIDSALSIGAQLAALSQQSVRPSTMTEEFRVPDGMVGLIIGRGGEQINKIQQDSGCKVQIAHDSAGLPDRSVSLTGSPDAIQRAKALIDDIVSRGHETTNGQSGGSMQEMIIPAGKAGLIIGKGGETIKQLQERAGVKMILIQDGSQPPNIDKPLRIIGDPYKVQQAKEMVNEILRERDHAGYGDRNEYGSRMGGGGGGGGGGGGGIDIAVPRHSVGVVIGRCGEMIKKIQSDAGVKIQFKPDDGTGPDKIAHIMGPPDQCQHAASIITDLLQSIRAREEGGQGGPPGPGSGMPPGGRGRGRGQGNWGPPGGEMAFSIPAHKCGLVIGRGGENVKAINQQSGAFVEISRQPPPNGDPNFKMFIIRGSPQQIDHAKQLIEEKIEAPLCPVGSGPGPGGPGGPMGPYNPNPYNAGPPGGAPHGAAPGGPQYCPQGWGGNTYQQWQAPGPHDPNKAAADPNAAWAAYYAQYYGQQPGGAMGAQAPGAPAAAPAPGDQGQAPQASGGQPDYTKAWEEYYKKMGMTQPAGGAAPAPGTAVAAPAAAAGGAAAGGQQDYSAAWAEYYRQQAAYYGQPGQPGQPAAPQQGQQAQ
- the khsrp gene encoding far upstream element-binding protein 2 isoform X1, with the translated sequence MSDYGGLPTNGVGAGMKKDAFADAVQRARQIAAKIGGDGVPSVSNNGGAENYPFTAQKRSLEEADEPDAKKVASQSEIDSALSIGAQLAALSQQSVRPSTMTEEFRVPDGMVGLIIGRGGEQINKIQQDSGCKVQIAHDSAGLPDRSVSLTGSPDAIQRAKALIDDIVSRGHETTNGQSGGSMQEMIIPAGKAGLIIGKGGETIKQLQERAGVKMILIQDGSQPPNIDKPLRIIGDPYKVQQAKEMVNEILRERDHAGYGDRNEYGSRMGGGGGGGGGGGGGIDIAVPRHSVGVVIGRCGEMIKKIQSDAGVKIQFKPDDGTGPDKIAHIMGPPDQCQHAASIITDLLQSIRAREEGGQGGPPGPGSGMPPGGRGRGRGQGNWGPPGGEMAFSIPAHKCGLVIGRGGENVKAINQQSGAFVEISRQPPPNGDPNFKMFIIRGSPQQIDHAKQLIEEKIEAPLCPVGSGPGPGGPGGPMGPYNPNPYNAGPPGGAPHGAAPGGPQYCPQGWGGNTYQQWQAPGPHDPNKAAADPNAAWAAYYAQYYGQQPGGAMGAQAPGAPAAAPAPGDQGQAPQASGGQPDYTKAWEEYYKKMGMTQPAGGAAPAPGTAVAAPAAAAGGAAAGGQQDYSAAWAEYYRQQAAYYGQPGQPGQPAAPQQGQQVAHP